A stretch of DNA from Lotus japonicus ecotype B-129 chromosome 4, LjGifu_v1.2:
ctttccgatgtatcaaaaaaaaaaaggtatgaGTTTTAGGTGGAAAGAAATTAATGCATTTTGTCCTCTCTTTAGTTCCTTCTCACATGAGCTCTTTGTGTTCGCTTTCATGCACCTTCTTTCAAACATTTTTATAATCTGTCTGTCTAAAGAGGTTGATAAATAATTGAACCAACCCAATTGACCCCAGCCATACATGTTAATTTGTTTTTCTATGATGACAACTGACATTCATGTGTAGAATCGGAATCGAGTGTTAGTTGAATATAATATTAACATAATAAGTTCTCTAATTAGTATACATTATCTACATCTAAAAAATAAATAGTTTACATTATCTTGTTCATTTTTCCTTTGTGTTGGTGCTAGATTTGAAAAgcattaatttttcaaaaatttccTTACTTCATTCGTATCGTTTAATTAACCAACAAGGATTTCAAACAACATCATCtgagaatgaagatgaagaagcatcTGAAGCTTAATGAAGAAAACCAAGATGTAAACCAACACTCAGCGAAGAGATTAAACTCCAATGGTTGGTACCAATGCATCCAATTCCAAAGCTTGAAGAAAATAAAACGAAGCTTAATGAGGAAAACCAAGACTCGGTGAAGATATTAAGCTCAGCGAAAAAACCTAGAGATCAGAAACTTTAGAAAGTAGAGAATGGAGCTCACAAGATCGAAGCTCGGTGAAGAACTAAGAGAGTGAAGAGTCTAAAACAGAGACATGGAAGGTTAGTGAAAAACATCAATGAAGAGAGAACAAGCTTGGTGAGAGGAATTTTAGAATGTTCACAAGAGACTGATTACTGATAGAATTTGAAACAGACATAGCAGTTACAGTGTTATATCATGAGAGAAAAAATGTTACACATGCTACACCTGACTATACTAAAAGAGTGGCAAAAGAAAAGATGCTCTAATATCAACATTTAGATTTTAAAAATTGTGCTGAAGTTTACAATAAACAACCAGTACCCTCTATACAAATGAATGGACCCAAAACATGTAAACAAAACGAAGTACTAGAAATCCGAAGCTATAATGTGACGACGGTGATGCAGTTGACTGTTGAGAATTGTCATTGGTCTTTCCGGTTGCCGGATAATTGCCAAGACCCGCGGCGAGAGCAGGAGGTACATTATCTGAGTGTGGTCTTGTTGGTACAGCATTATGATCCTCAATGTCATCAAAACCTGTTCAAGGGCTCAAGGTATgacttttgtttttcctttgcaTAAAAGCTCAGAGGTAGAATGGCTAATCTCAGCATATAAGCAACAAATTAGAGAACAATAACTACGAAAAGAGACTTAACACTTACAATCAGATTTCTTCCATCCCAGTATGAGCTTTTCCCGGTCAAATACAACACGGTAACCAGTCATAAAGTTTTCTGCAATTGACATCAAAAGCTACAATGTTACTCATAGTCAACAAGACCCATCTTATTTTCAGTTCAATTTAATCTCAAACAAAGATTCTTCTTAACTTGCCCCCAGTTTTACTTAATTCACATCAGGTTCATAAAATATGTCcaatcaggaaaaaaaaatcacattcaGAAAGTGCAAGAGACTTACGTCCAATTATGTTAAGCCCAGCACTCTTCACAAGTGATAGACAATATACAAGCTCACTCTGTAAAAATAAGAGAAGGAACGCCTTAGTTATATGTATAGATTCAAAGCTAACATTTATTGAAGAGGTGTATCAAGCTAGCATTACCACCTGAGTAGAGATAATAATTACAGGATCAGAAATAGCAAAATGGCTTCCACCTCCCATAGCTAAACTCACGCTAGGGAGCAAGCTGGTATTTGCATCAGGACTGTCCATTCACAAGaaatattatttagctttgaaagaaaaaaaattaaatgaaatatgaaGAAATACAATATTATGACCTCATATCATAACAATATTCGAAGGGGATTTTTGAATCAACAGGACGCCGCCTATCTTGTACTTGGGAATGAAACtgcaataaaaattaaaattactttgGTCATTCTCATCGAAATTCAGATAACATCTATGCTATATGTAAGCAGATTTTGTTCCTTTTTATTACTTACACTCTCAGAGACATTTGTATAGGGTGGATCAACCAAATATGTGAAGGAGGTCCCGGAATCAAAAAGAGCAGTGAATTCCAAATCAATTAGAGTTGTTCCTACCCGGACTTGAGTGACTGTGATGTTATACGTGGGACTGCGAGATATATTCAACCATAAGAGATGGCATATTTGCAATCATCAATATTACATTAAAGTCAGATGATCAGAGGCAAGTAACAGGGAATTACCACTTACTGGGATGGGTTCATATTAAATGGAGTCTCATCTTGATCAAGACTTCCCTTGTCCCCAAAACTTATTCTTCCAATACCATCGCGTCCAAAACACATGGAGAACGAATCTGCTGTGAAGCCTTCCCTTGACAACATGCTAGGAACTGATATTTTCTCCATGCCAAGCCCAAACAAACCGTTGGGAGCAGCAACATCTAAGAATGATCCACTCTGAACTTGTCCACAGCTGCAGCATATGCATTGAATTTTAGT
This window harbors:
- the LOC130716026 gene encoding aspartyl protease family protein 1 — encoded protein: MLTFRTITSIFLFFFSVWGCCHGQIYTFTMHHRYSEAVKKWSHSAAGAPEKGTFEYYSELADRDRFLRGRKLSQIGAGLAFSDGNSTFRISSLGFLHYTTVQLGTPGVKFMVALDTGSDLFWVPCDCTRCATTDSTAFASALASDFDLSVYSPNVSSTSKKVTCNNSLCMHRNQCLGTFSNCPYMVSYVSAETSTSGILVEDVLHLTNDDNHHGLVEANVIFGCGQVQSGSFLDVAAPNGLFGLGMEKISVPSMLSREGFTADSFSMCFGRDGIGRISFGDKGSLDQDETPFNMNPSHPTYNITVTQVRVGTTLIDLEFTALFDSGTSFTYLVDPPYTNVSESFHSQVQDRRRPVDSKIPFEYCYDMSPDANTSLLPSVSLAMGGGSHFAISDPVIIISTQSELVYCLSLVKSAGLNIIGQNFMTGYRVVFDREKLILGWKKSDCFDDIEDHNAVPTRPHSDNVPPALAAGLGNYPATGKTNDNSQQSTASPSSHYSFGFLVLRFVYMFWVHSFV